Proteins encoded within one genomic window of Brassica rapa cultivar Chiifu-401-42 chromosome A09, CAAS_Brap_v3.01, whole genome shotgun sequence:
- the LOC103840720 gene encoding AP-1 complex subunit gamma-1, with protein MNSIFSGTRLRDMIRSIRACKTAAEERGVVRKECADIRASINENDPHDRHRNLAKLMFIHMLGYPTHFGQMECLKLIASPGFPEKRIGYLGLMLLLDERQEVLMLVTNSLKQDLNHTNQYVVGLALCALGNICSAEMARDLAPEVERLIQFRDPNIRKKAALCSTRIVRKVPDLAENFINAASSLLKEKHHGVLITGVQLCYELCTINDEALEYFRKKCTEGLIKTLRDITNSAYQPEYDVAGITDPFLHIRLLKLLRVLGHGDADASDLMTDILAQVATKTESNKNAGNAVLYECVETIMAIEDTSSLRVLAINILGRFLSNRDNNIRYVALNMLMKAIAFDDQAVQRHRVTILECVKDPDASIRKRALELVSLLVNENNVKQLTKELIDYLEISDEDFKEDLSAKICSIVEKFSPEKIWYIDQMLKVLSEAGKLVKDDVWHALIVVISNASELHGYTVRALYKAVLTYSEQETLVRVAIWCIGEYGDLLVNNVGMLGIEDPITVTESDAVDVVEDAITRHNSDMTTKAMALVALLKLSSRFPSISERIKDIIVKQKGSLLLEMQQRAIEFNSIVDRHKNIRSSLVERMPVLDEATFNVRRAGSLPASVSTMAKPSVSIPNGVAAAPLVDLLDLGSDDIMAAPSSSGADFLQDLLGVDLGSSSAQSGASPGPKAGADLLMDILSIGTPSPAQNNTSSVDLLSTAGINNNPSNALDTLSSPAPPHIATSASAGGMFDLLDGLSPSPSKEATNGPAYPPIVAYESSTLKIEFTFSKPSGNPQETNVQATFINLSPDTFTDFIFQAAVPKFLQLHLDPASSNTLPASGNITQNLRVTNSQHGKKSLVMRMRIGYKLNGKDVLEEGQINNFPRGL; from the exons ATGAATTCAATTTTTTCCGGTACTCGTCTAAG GGACATGATCCGATCCATAAGAGCGTGCAAAACAGCTGCGGAGGAGCGTGGCGTTGTGAGAAAAGAGTGTGCTGATATCAGAGCGTCCATTAATGAAAATGACCCTCACGATAGGCACCGGAACCTCGCCAAGCTCATGTTCATACACATGCTGGGTTACCCTACGCACTTTGGGCAGATGGAGTGCTTGAAGCTTATTGCATCTCCTGGCTTCCCAGAGAAGAGGATTGGTTATCTCGGGCTGATGTTGCTTCTTGATGAGAGACAAGAAGTGTTGATGCTCGTCACAAATTCATTAAAACA AGATCTTAACCACACGAACCAGTATGTTGTAGGGCTTGCGCTCTGTGCTTTAGGGAATATTTGCTCTGCAGAAATGGCTCGTGATCTTGCGCCTGAAGTAGAAAGATTGATCCAGTTTCGTGACCCTAATATCCGTAAGAAG GCGGCACTTTGCTCCACTAGAATAGTAAGGAAGGTTCCAGATCTTGCAGAGAACTTTATAAATGCTGCTTCTTCCTTGCTTAAAGAAAAGCATCATGGGGTTCTTATAACAGGAGTTCAGCTTTGTTATGAACTATGCACGATCAATGATGAAGCCCTAGAATACTTCCGAAAG AAATGCACGGAGGGGCTGATAAAAACTTTGAGGGATATTACAAATAGCGCATATCAGCCTGAGTATGATGTTGCAGGGATCACAGATCCTTTTCTTCACATACGGTTACTTAAGCTCCTGCGTGTTTTAGGCCATGGTGACGCTGATGCTAGCGATTTGATGACTGACATACTTGCCCAG GTGGCCACAAAAACTGAATCAAACAAAAACGCAGGAAATGCCGTACTCTATGAGTGTGTTGAAACAATCATGGCCATTGAAGACACCAGTAGCTTGCGTGTGCTTGCTATCAATATCTTGGGAAGATTCTTATCTAACCGCGACAACAATATCAG ATATGTTGCATTAAACATGCTGATGAAAGCAATCGCGTTTGATGATCAAGCAGTGCAAAGGCACAGAGTTACAATCTTAGAATGTGTTAAG GACCCAGATGCTTCCATCCGGAAAAGAGCTCTTGAGCTCGTTTCTCTTTTGGTAAATGAGAACAATGTCAAACAACTGACAAAGGAGCTGATTGATTATTTGGAAATCAGCGATGAAGATTTTAAGGAGGATCTTAGTGCGAAAATCTGTTCCATTGTTGAAAA GTTTTCTCCAGAGAAAATCTGGTACATTGATCAGATGCTCAAGGTTCTGTCGGAG GCTGGAAAGTTAGTGAAAGATGATGTGTGGCATGCACTGATTGTTGTCATAAGCAATGCATCAGAGCTTCATGGATATACAGTCAGAGCATTATACAAAGCAGTCCTGACATATTCGGAACAG GAGACCCTTGTCCGAGTGGCGATTTGGTGCATTGGGGAATATGGTGATTTGCTGGTTAACAATGTGGGGATGCTTGGTATTGAAGATCCAATAACG GTAACGGAAAGTGATGCAGTTGACGTTGTCGAGGATGCCATTACTCGCCATAACTCAGATATGACTACTAAAGCTATGGCATTGGTTGCTCTACTGAAGCTGTCATCCCGCTTTCCTTCTATCTCAGA GAGGATTAAAGATATAATTGTGAAGCAGAAAGGGAGCCTTCTCCTTGAAATGCAGCAGAGAGCTATTGAATTCAATTCTATTGTTGACAGGCATAAAAATATCAG GTCTTCTCTGGTTGAGAGAATGCCGGTGCTAGATGAGGCTACCTTCAATGTGAGGAGGGCTGGCTCTTTGCCTGCGTCAGTTTCAACAATGGCCAAACCTTCAGTTAGTATTCCAAATGGTGTTGCTGCAGCTCCACTAGTGGATTTATTGGACTTGGGTTCTGACGATATCATGGCTGCACCTAGTTCATCTGGTGCAGATTTCCTTCAGGATCTTCTTGGTGTTGACTTAGGATCATCATCAGCACAATCTG GTGCATCCCCGGGTCCAAAAGCCGGTGCAGATCTGTTGATGGATATTTTATCAATTGGGACACCTTCTCCGGCACAAAACAACACATCATCAGTTGATTTGTTATCAACAGCTGGGATTAACAACAATCCTTCTAATGCGCTAGACACACTTTCTTCACCAGCTCCACCTCACATAGCCACGTCTGCTTCTGCTGGTGGTATGTTTGATTTGTTAGATGGTCTTTCTCCAAGCCCATCGAAGGAAG CAACCAATGGTCCAGCATATCCACCTATTGTTGCATACGAGAGCAGCACCTTGAAGATTGAGTTCACATTCTCAAAGCCATCAGGGAACCCACAAGAAACAAATGTCCAGGCCACTTTTATAAATCTATCTCCTGATACTTTCACAGATTTTATCTTCCAGGCTGCTGTTCCAAAG TTCCTCCAGCTGCACTTGGATCCAGCAAGCAGTAACACACTCCCGGCAAGCGGTAACATCACGCAGAATCTGAGAGTCACTAACAGCCAGCACGGCAAG AAATCTCTTGTGATGCGCATGAGGATTGGGTACAAATTGAACGGAAAAGATGTTTTGGAGGAAGGACAGATCAACAACTTCCCTCGTGGGTTGTGA
- the LOC103840721 gene encoding uncharacterized protein LOC103840721 isoform X2 gives MKRDYFLFLGVIILLFSGLVASAPSSTSPAKIVSGFISNHGTSLMKWLWSLKTTSKTAVSTKSMVKFENGYSVETVLDGSKLGIEPYSLQVLPNGELLILDSENSNVYKISSSLSLYSRPRLVTGSPEGYPGHVDGRLRDARLNNPKGLTVDDRGNIYVADTVNNAIRKISEGGVTTIAGGKIVRGGGGHVDGPSEDAKFSNDFDVVYVGSSCSLLVVDRGNRAIREIQLHFDDCSYEYGSGFPLGIAVLIAAGFFGYMLALVQRRLGSILSYRTDQEIYKAVPDQKPLKPVRPSLIQTGDEQEEQEESFLVPLRVFMSNARLFLAELFSGMYPGLKKKQTVSFSFNHKETNHSSAYSTAQWPIQESFVIHNKDEPPPPIETRNPTPKKTYPFMSKDAESIQQLRRSRSLFRSLDPEFQQEQQHHRRHHSTIPHTHYERISGKTSEIVFGPVQEQDQKRVAAAGTAKPTEYGDQMDSHQNLHYRAHQSVSYPYGYYSYT, from the exons ATGAAAAGGGACTACTTTCTGTTTCTGGGTGTCATCATTCTCCTCTTCTCTGGGCTTGTAGCTTCAGCTCCTTCATCAACTTCACCCGCGA AGATTGTTAGTGGGTTCATCTCAAATCACGGAACTTCCCTCATGAAATGGCTATGGTCTCTCAAAACCACCTCCAAAACAG CGGTTTCCACGAAGTCGATGGTGAAATTCGAAAATGGGTATTCAGTGGAAACAGTATTAGACGGAAGCAAACTCGGTATCGAACCTTATTCTCTCCAGGTCTTACCCAACGGCGAGCTTCTTATTCTAGACTCCGAGAATAGCAACGTTTACAAGATCTCATCTTCTCTTTCCTTAT ATAGTAGACCAAGGCTTGTTACTGGCTCACCTGAAGGGTATCCAGGTCATGTGGACGGTAGATTGCGAGACGCGAGGTTGAACAATCCAAAGGGGCTTACTGTGGATGATAGAGGGAATATCTATGTTGCAGATACTGTCAACAATGCTATCAGGAAGATCAGTGAAGGAG GAGTCACAACCATTGCTGGGGGGAAAATAGTTCGTGGGGGAGGAGGTCATGTGGATGGTCCGAGCGAAGATGCAAAGTTCTCAAATGATTTCGATGTTGTGTATGTTGGAAGCAGCTGTTCCTTGCTGGTTGTTGACCGTGGAAACCGAGCTATCAGAGAGATCCAACTCCATTTCGATGACTGTTCTTATGAATATGGAAGTGGCTTTCCTCTTG GGATTGCTGTTCTTATAGCAGCAGGCTTCTTTGGTTACATGCTGGCTCTGGTGCAACGTAGGCTCGGTTCTATCCTTTCGTATCGTACT GATCAAGAAATATACAAAGCCGTTCCTGATCAAAAGCCTTTGAAACCAGTCAGACCATCTCTGATTCAAACCGGAGATGAGCAAGAGGAACAAGAAGAAAGCTTCCTCGTGCCGTTACGGGTATTCATGTCGAATGCTCGGTTGTTTTTAGCGGAGCTGTTCAGTGGAATGTATCCTGGTCTCAAAAAGAAGCAGACAGTCAGCTTCAGCTTCAATCACAAAGAAACGAATCATTCTTCTGCTTACAGCACAGCTCAATGGCCAATTCAAGAGAGCTTTGTGATACACAACAAAGACGAACCACCACCTCCTATTGAGACCAGAAACCCCACTCCCAAAAAGACTTACCCTTTCATGTCCAAAGACGCAGAGAGTATTCAACAGCTTCGCAGGAGCCGTTCCTTGTTCAGAAGCTTGGACCCTGAATTCCAACAGGAGCAGCAGCATCACCGTAGGCATCACTCAACTATCCCACACACTCATTATGAGAGGATCAGTGGGAAGACTAGTGAGATTGTTTTTGGACCGGTCCAGGAGCAAGACCAGAAGCGTGTGGCAGCAGCAGGTACTGCTAAGCCTACAGAGTATGGAGATCAGATGGATAGTCACCAGAATCTTCATTACAGAGCACACCAATCTGTGAGTTACCCATACGGTTACTATTCCTATACATAA
- the LOC103840721 gene encoding uncharacterized protein LOC103840721 isoform X1: MKRDYFLFLGVIILLFSGLVASAPSSTSPAKIVSGFISNHGTSLMKWLWSLKTTSKKSAVSTKSMVKFENGYSVETVLDGSKLGIEPYSLQVLPNGELLILDSENSNVYKISSSLSLYSRPRLVTGSPEGYPGHVDGRLRDARLNNPKGLTVDDRGNIYVADTVNNAIRKISEGGVTTIAGGKIVRGGGGHVDGPSEDAKFSNDFDVVYVGSSCSLLVVDRGNRAIREIQLHFDDCSYEYGSGFPLGIAVLIAAGFFGYMLALVQRRLGSILSYRTDQEIYKAVPDQKPLKPVRPSLIQTGDEQEEQEESFLVPLRVFMSNARLFLAELFSGMYPGLKKKQTVSFSFNHKETNHSSAYSTAQWPIQESFVIHNKDEPPPPIETRNPTPKKTYPFMSKDAESIQQLRRSRSLFRSLDPEFQQEQQHHRRHHSTIPHTHYERISGKTSEIVFGPVQEQDQKRVAAAGTAKPTEYGDQMDSHQNLHYRAHQSVSYPYGYYSYT; this comes from the exons ATGAAAAGGGACTACTTTCTGTTTCTGGGTGTCATCATTCTCCTCTTCTCTGGGCTTGTAGCTTCAGCTCCTTCATCAACTTCACCCGCGA AGATTGTTAGTGGGTTCATCTCAAATCACGGAACTTCCCTCATGAAATGGCTATGGTCTCTCAAAACCACCTCCAAAA aatcaGCGGTTTCCACGAAGTCGATGGTGAAATTCGAAAATGGGTATTCAGTGGAAACAGTATTAGACGGAAGCAAACTCGGTATCGAACCTTATTCTCTCCAGGTCTTACCCAACGGCGAGCTTCTTATTCTAGACTCCGAGAATAGCAACGTTTACAAGATCTCATCTTCTCTTTCCTTAT ATAGTAGACCAAGGCTTGTTACTGGCTCACCTGAAGGGTATCCAGGTCATGTGGACGGTAGATTGCGAGACGCGAGGTTGAACAATCCAAAGGGGCTTACTGTGGATGATAGAGGGAATATCTATGTTGCAGATACTGTCAACAATGCTATCAGGAAGATCAGTGAAGGAG GAGTCACAACCATTGCTGGGGGGAAAATAGTTCGTGGGGGAGGAGGTCATGTGGATGGTCCGAGCGAAGATGCAAAGTTCTCAAATGATTTCGATGTTGTGTATGTTGGAAGCAGCTGTTCCTTGCTGGTTGTTGACCGTGGAAACCGAGCTATCAGAGAGATCCAACTCCATTTCGATGACTGTTCTTATGAATATGGAAGTGGCTTTCCTCTTG GGATTGCTGTTCTTATAGCAGCAGGCTTCTTTGGTTACATGCTGGCTCTGGTGCAACGTAGGCTCGGTTCTATCCTTTCGTATCGTACT GATCAAGAAATATACAAAGCCGTTCCTGATCAAAAGCCTTTGAAACCAGTCAGACCATCTCTGATTCAAACCGGAGATGAGCAAGAGGAACAAGAAGAAAGCTTCCTCGTGCCGTTACGGGTATTCATGTCGAATGCTCGGTTGTTTTTAGCGGAGCTGTTCAGTGGAATGTATCCTGGTCTCAAAAAGAAGCAGACAGTCAGCTTCAGCTTCAATCACAAAGAAACGAATCATTCTTCTGCTTACAGCACAGCTCAATGGCCAATTCAAGAGAGCTTTGTGATACACAACAAAGACGAACCACCACCTCCTATTGAGACCAGAAACCCCACTCCCAAAAAGACTTACCCTTTCATGTCCAAAGACGCAGAGAGTATTCAACAGCTTCGCAGGAGCCGTTCCTTGTTCAGAAGCTTGGACCCTGAATTCCAACAGGAGCAGCAGCATCACCGTAGGCATCACTCAACTATCCCACACACTCATTATGAGAGGATCAGTGGGAAGACTAGTGAGATTGTTTTTGGACCGGTCCAGGAGCAAGACCAGAAGCGTGTGGCAGCAGCAGGTACTGCTAAGCCTACAGAGTATGGAGATCAGATGGATAGTCACCAGAATCTTCATTACAGAGCACACCAATCTGTGAGTTACCCATACGGTTACTATTCCTATACATAA
- the LOC103840723 gene encoding uncharacterized protein LOC103840723 isoform X1, whose product MAWSFSSMFLLSFLVFYLVEGKQVLEDGYEVTTVVDGHKSGLNPHTVHALPGSSNMIVLDSSGSTFYTTSFPLSVDSVINRFAGDGNPGYLDGKAGNSRFSKPRGFAVDAKGNVYVADKNNKAIRKISSSGYVTTIAGGISKEFGHRDGPAQNATFSSDFEITFVPQRCCLLVSDHGNERIRQINLKEEDCLQSSHSNLGTYSLWSIGIALSCFLGVAIGFASRPYIIRHEEVNHLSSTWKLLLIRLGEQVRTFFSYTRNLVAGSTLSSLLSRLVMMIVSHLSLMYSAISRLVWSMVSPLFFICQPNNVAVLDKTVSLPDPEPPSHSHPQLSLKPSDDLMDLITFDDAEETNNAEERTDQETVTATSFVNVVL is encoded by the exons ATGGCTTGGTCGTTTTCCTCCATGTTCCTCCTCTCGTTCTTGGTTTTCTATCTGG TCGAGGGTAAGCAAGTTTTAGAAGACGGGTACGAGGTTACTACAGTGGTTGATGGTCACAAGTCTGGTCTGAATCCGCACACGGTTCATGCTCTACCAGGATCGTCCAATATGATCGTCCTTGATTCGTCTGGAAGCACGTTCTACACTACTTCTTTTCCTCTGTCCGTAG ATAGTGTGATAAACCGGTTTGCTGGGGATGGGAATCCCGGTTATTTAGATGGTAAAGCTGGTAATAGCCGGTTCAGCAAGCCGCGTGGTTTCGCTGTGGATGCTAAAGGGAATGTATATGTTGCTGATAAGAACAATAAAGCTATACGCAAGATCAGCTCTTCAG GTTATGTAACCACCATTGCTGGAGGAATCTCAAAGGAGTTTGGACATAGAGACGGACCAGCACAGAATGCAACTTTCTCTAGTGATTTCGAGATAACTTTTGTTCCTCAAAGATGTTGTTTGCTTGTTTCTGATCATGGAAACGAAAGGATCCGCCAGATTAATCTAAAGGAAGAGGATTGCCTCCAAAGCTCTCATTCTA ATTTAGGGACATACTCTCTTTGGTCAATAGGAATTGCCCTTTCATGCTTTCTCGGTGTAGCCATTGGCTTTGCTTCTCGCCCTTACATCATTCGTCAT GAAGAAGTGAACCACCTCTCGTCGACATGGAAGCTTCTCCTAATCAGATTGGGGGAACAAGTTCGGACCTTCTTCTCCTACACTAGAAACCTAGTCGCTGGATCAACCCTTTCTTCTCTACTAAGTAGACTAGTTATGATGATCGTTTCTCACCTTTCCCTCATGTATTCCGCAATAAGTAGATTAGTATGGTCGATGGTGTCTCCTCTTTTCTTCATCTGTCAGCCCAACAATGTAGCTGTTTTAGACAAGACAGTCTCTTTGCCTGATCCTGAACCCCCAAGTCACTCACATCCGCAGCTTTCTCTGAAACCCTCTGATGATCTTATGGATCTGATTACGTTTGATGATGCTGAAGAAACTAATAATGCCGAAGAGCGCACTGATCAGGAAACTGTCACTGCTACATCTTTTGTAAATGTTGTGTTGTAG
- the LOC103840723 gene encoding uncharacterized protein LOC103840723 isoform X3, which yields MAWSFSSMFLLSFLVFYLVEGKQVLEDGYEVTTVVDGHKSGLNPHTVHALPGSSNMIVLDSSGSTFYTTSFPLSVDSVINRFAGDGNPGYLDGKAGNSRFSKPRGFAVDAKGNVYVADKNNKAIRKISSSGYVTTIAGGISKEFGHRDGPAQNATFSSDFEITFVPQRCCLLVSDHGNERIRQINLKEEDCLQSSHSNLGTYSLWSIGIALSCFLGVAIGFASRPYIIRHTGRSEPPLVDMEASPNQIGGTSSDLLLLH from the exons ATGGCTTGGTCGTTTTCCTCCATGTTCCTCCTCTCGTTCTTGGTTTTCTATCTGG TCGAGGGTAAGCAAGTTTTAGAAGACGGGTACGAGGTTACTACAGTGGTTGATGGTCACAAGTCTGGTCTGAATCCGCACACGGTTCATGCTCTACCAGGATCGTCCAATATGATCGTCCTTGATTCGTCTGGAAGCACGTTCTACACTACTTCTTTTCCTCTGTCCGTAG ATAGTGTGATAAACCGGTTTGCTGGGGATGGGAATCCCGGTTATTTAGATGGTAAAGCTGGTAATAGCCGGTTCAGCAAGCCGCGTGGTTTCGCTGTGGATGCTAAAGGGAATGTATATGTTGCTGATAAGAACAATAAAGCTATACGCAAGATCAGCTCTTCAG GTTATGTAACCACCATTGCTGGAGGAATCTCAAAGGAGTTTGGACATAGAGACGGACCAGCACAGAATGCAACTTTCTCTAGTGATTTCGAGATAACTTTTGTTCCTCAAAGATGTTGTTTGCTTGTTTCTGATCATGGAAACGAAAGGATCCGCCAGATTAATCTAAAGGAAGAGGATTGCCTCCAAAGCTCTCATTCTA ATTTAGGGACATACTCTCTTTGGTCAATAGGAATTGCCCTTTCATGCTTTCTCGGTGTAGCCATTGGCTTTGCTTCTCGCCCTTACATCATTCGTCAT ACAGGAAGAAGTGAACCACCTCTCGTCGACATGGAAGCTTCTCCTAATCAGATTGGGGGAACAAGTTCGGACCTTCTTCTCCTACACTAG
- the LOC103840723 gene encoding uncharacterized protein LOC103840723 isoform X2: MAWSFSSMFLLSFLVFYLVEGKQVLEDGYEVTTVVDGHKSGLNPHTVHALPGSSNMIVLDSSGSTFYTTSFPLSVDSVINRFAGDGNPGYLDGKAGNSRFSKPRGFAVDAKGYVTTIAGGISKEFGHRDGPAQNATFSSDFEITFVPQRCCLLVSDHGNERIRQINLKEEDCLQSSHSNLGTYSLWSIGIALSCFLGVAIGFASRPYIIRHEEVNHLSSTWKLLLIRLGEQVRTFFSYTRNLVAGSTLSSLLSRLVMMIVSHLSLMYSAISRLVWSMVSPLFFICQPNNVAVLDKTVSLPDPEPPSHSHPQLSLKPSDDLMDLITFDDAEETNNAEERTDQETVTATSFVNVVL; the protein is encoded by the exons ATGGCTTGGTCGTTTTCCTCCATGTTCCTCCTCTCGTTCTTGGTTTTCTATCTGG TCGAGGGTAAGCAAGTTTTAGAAGACGGGTACGAGGTTACTACAGTGGTTGATGGTCACAAGTCTGGTCTGAATCCGCACACGGTTCATGCTCTACCAGGATCGTCCAATATGATCGTCCTTGATTCGTCTGGAAGCACGTTCTACACTACTTCTTTTCCTCTGTCCGTAG ATAGTGTGATAAACCGGTTTGCTGGGGATGGGAATCCCGGTTATTTAGATGGTAAAGCTGGTAATAGCCGGTTCAGCAAGCCGCGTGGTTTCGCTGTGGATGCTAAAG GTTATGTAACCACCATTGCTGGAGGAATCTCAAAGGAGTTTGGACATAGAGACGGACCAGCACAGAATGCAACTTTCTCTAGTGATTTCGAGATAACTTTTGTTCCTCAAAGATGTTGTTTGCTTGTTTCTGATCATGGAAACGAAAGGATCCGCCAGATTAATCTAAAGGAAGAGGATTGCCTCCAAAGCTCTCATTCTA ATTTAGGGACATACTCTCTTTGGTCAATAGGAATTGCCCTTTCATGCTTTCTCGGTGTAGCCATTGGCTTTGCTTCTCGCCCTTACATCATTCGTCAT GAAGAAGTGAACCACCTCTCGTCGACATGGAAGCTTCTCCTAATCAGATTGGGGGAACAAGTTCGGACCTTCTTCTCCTACACTAGAAACCTAGTCGCTGGATCAACCCTTTCTTCTCTACTAAGTAGACTAGTTATGATGATCGTTTCTCACCTTTCCCTCATGTATTCCGCAATAAGTAGATTAGTATGGTCGATGGTGTCTCCTCTTTTCTTCATCTGTCAGCCCAACAATGTAGCTGTTTTAGACAAGACAGTCTCTTTGCCTGATCCTGAACCCCCAAGTCACTCACATCCGCAGCTTTCTCTGAAACCCTCTGATGATCTTATGGATCTGATTACGTTTGATGATGCTGAAGAAACTAATAATGCCGAAGAGCGCACTGATCAGGAAACTGTCACTGCTACATCTTTTGTAAATGTTGTGTTGTAG